One part of the Candidatus Sulfotelmatobacter sp. genome encodes these proteins:
- a CDS encoding amidohydrolase family protein, which produces MMVSQNKMSFAQISDTAPKAQLIDVHHHFVSSTYKADASARGVAVPGSDWTPEMSLAEMNKSGVAMAMLSQPGQLSGDVQAIRKLARETNEFGARVVRDHPGRFGLFASLPLPDVEGSLKEIEYTLDTLGADGISLLTSYADKRPGDPAFAPVFQELNRRKAVVHFHPTSPSCCSGLIPSVADPVIEWPHDTTRAVVSLLVTGTMLNCREIRFIFSHAGGTLPMLAGRISLASRISNANASKSTINQYMPANFAPQGVEFELQRLYYDIAASTSPAAMAALLKLIPTSQILFGSDFPFVPISSTSLGLTELALPASATAAIQHGNAMNLFRRLNL; this is translated from the coding sequence ATGATGGTTTCGCAGAACAAAATGAGCTTCGCTCAGATAAGCGACACGGCACCGAAAGCGCAGCTCATTGACGTTCACCACCATTTCGTCTCTTCCACGTACAAAGCGGACGCGAGCGCCAGGGGAGTCGCTGTGCCTGGAAGTGATTGGACACCCGAGATGTCGCTCGCGGAAATGAATAAGAGCGGCGTCGCTATGGCAATGTTGTCGCAACCCGGACAGTTGAGTGGGGACGTTCAAGCGATACGTAAATTGGCGCGTGAAACGAATGAATTTGGGGCACGGGTGGTTCGTGATCATCCAGGTCGTTTCGGGCTATTTGCGTCCCTTCCGCTGCCAGATGTGGAAGGAAGCCTTAAGGAAATCGAATACACCCTCGATACCCTAGGAGCGGACGGCATCAGCCTGCTGACCAGCTACGCTGATAAGCGTCCTGGAGATCCGGCGTTCGCGCCGGTGTTCCAAGAACTAAACCGCCGAAAGGCCGTCGTCCATTTTCACCCCACGTCGCCATCCTGCTGCTCCGGGCTGATTCCATCGGTAGCGGACCCTGTGATTGAGTGGCCCCATGACACCACTCGCGCTGTGGTGAGCTTGCTGGTTACCGGAACGATGTTGAATTGTCGCGAGATCCGTTTTATTTTCTCGCATGCGGGCGGTACCCTTCCAATGCTTGCAGGCCGCATCTCTCTCGCGAGCCGAATCTCGAATGCCAACGCATCCAAGTCGACCATTAATCAATACATGCCGGCCAACTTCGCTCCGCAAGGGGTCGAGTTTGAATTGCAAAGGCTTTATTACGACATTGCAGCGTCAACGAGTCCGGCAGCCATGGCAGCTCTGCTGAAATTGATACCAACGTCTCAAATACTGTTCGGCAGCGACTTTCCGTTTGTCCCGATTTCTTCGACGAGCCTGGGATTAACCGAATTGGCGTTGCCGGCATCCGCCACCGCCGCCATTCAGCATGGCAATGCAATGAATCTGTTTCGGCGCCTCAACCTTTAG